One genomic window of Tatumella citrea includes the following:
- the ubiB gene encoding ubiquinone biosynthesis regulatory protein kinase UbiB: MTVGEIRRLYFIIRIFLSHGLDELIPKTRLTLLVRFWRRCIFWIPNRYPQEELGVRLRMALEQLGPVWIKFGQMLSTRRDLFPPEIADQLSALQDKVPPFDGVRAKAQIEKSLGGPVEQWFDDFEITPLASASIAQVHTATLKENGQHIVIKVIRPDIRPVIKADMRLIYRLARWVPRLLPDGRRLRPVEVVRDYEKTLIDELNLLREAANAIQLRRNFENNKMLYVPLIYSDYCSETMLVMERIYGIPISDTATLKAHGVNMQLLAERGVQVFFTQVFRDSFFHADMHPGNIFVSYEHPEDPQYIGIDCGIVGSLNKDDKRYLAENFIAFFNRDYRRVAELHVDSGWVPPDTNVEDFEFSIRTVCEPIFEKPLAEISFGHVLLNLFNTARRFNMEVQPQLVLLQKTLLYVEGIGRQLYPQLDLWKTAKPFLEDWIKDQVGLPAIWRAVKSKAPSWAEKLPELPELFYDGMRQHKLLKHSVDKLASEMNAQRVRHSQARYLLGIGAVFMLSGTAIAIGRPLWDITSAVLIVAGVLTWVIGWRKTN, translated from the coding sequence ATGACTGTTGGAGAAATTCGGCGACTCTATTTCATTATTCGTATTTTCTTGTCTCATGGCCTGGATGAACTGATCCCGAAGACCCGCCTGACTTTGCTGGTCCGTTTCTGGCGGCGATGCATCTTCTGGATCCCTAACCGTTACCCGCAGGAAGAATTAGGTGTGCGTTTGCGGATGGCACTGGAACAACTTGGTCCGGTCTGGATTAAGTTTGGTCAGATGCTGTCAACCCGACGAGATTTATTCCCGCCGGAGATTGCAGATCAACTGTCGGCGTTACAGGATAAGGTTCCTCCTTTCGACGGTGTCAGGGCTAAAGCACAAATTGAAAAGTCCCTCGGCGGCCCCGTGGAACAATGGTTTGACGATTTCGAGATCACTCCACTGGCATCGGCCTCGATTGCTCAGGTCCACACGGCGACCCTGAAAGAGAATGGCCAGCATATTGTTATTAAGGTCATTCGTCCGGATATTCGCCCGGTAATCAAAGCGGATATGCGGCTGATTTACCGGCTGGCGCGTTGGGTTCCGCGATTACTACCTGATGGCAGAAGGTTACGACCGGTCGAAGTGGTCAGAGACTATGAAAAAACGTTGATAGATGAGCTGAATTTATTGCGGGAAGCCGCGAATGCCATTCAGTTACGACGTAATTTCGAAAACAATAAAATGCTGTATGTCCCGTTGATATATTCGGACTATTGCAGCGAAACTATGCTGGTTATGGAACGGATCTACGGCATTCCGATTTCCGACACTGCCACCCTGAAAGCACATGGCGTGAATATGCAACTGCTGGCTGAACGCGGTGTGCAGGTATTTTTCACCCAGGTGTTTCGTGACAGCTTTTTCCATGCGGATATGCATCCCGGTAATATCTTTGTCAGTTATGAGCACCCGGAAGATCCACAATATATCGGTATTGACTGCGGGATTGTGGGCTCCCTGAACAAAGACGATAAACGCTATCTGGCGGAAAACTTTATTGCCTTCTTTAACCGTGATTATCGGCGGGTTGCTGAATTGCATGTCGATTCCGGCTGGGTTCCTCCGGATACCAATGTTGAAGACTTTGAATTTTCTATCCGTACGGTATGCGAGCCTATTTTTGAAAAACCGCTGGCCGAAATCTCGTTTGGCCATGTGTTGCTGAACCTGTTTAATACTGCGCGCCGGTTTAATATGGAAGTTCAGCCACAACTGGTTCTGTTGCAGAAAACATTGTTGTATGTTGAAGGAATAGGTCGTCAGCTTTATCCGCAACTGGACCTGTGGAAAACCGCAAAACCTTTCCTTGAAGACTGGATTAAAGATCAGGTTGGCTTGCCTGCTATCTGGCGGGCAGTAAAATCAAAAGCACCTTCCTGGGCCGAAAAGTTACCTGAGCTGCCTGAGCTATTTTATGACGGAATGCGTCAGCATAAATTACTGAAACACAGTGTTGATAAGCTGGCCAGTGAAATGAATGCTCAGCGCGTCCGGCACAGCCAGGCTCGTTATTTGTTAGGGATTGGCGCAGTATTTATGCTGAGTGGTACAGCGATTGCCATCGGCAGGCCGCTGTGGGATATAACTTCAGCAGTACTGATTGTTGCTGGTGTGTTAACATGGGTCATTGGCTGGCGTAAGACAAACTGA
- the ubiJ gene encoding ubiquinone biosynthesis protein UbiJ, translated as MTAMPLLTAAIENVLNRVLYQDRGLKPARQRLKGKVLTLKFSEFSRPLVLVFSEQQLDVVGDWQDSSDCTVSLALAVLPELRDRQNLTSLIRQGKLDVQGDLQVIQQFSALMDLAELDPAEYLAPFVGDIAAQGISRAGQRLFSFVRQEIGSRQRQLGEILTEEWRAAPGALEVAWFCEETTALDKQLAALDARLAQWEKK; from the coding sequence ATGACGGCGATGCCACTGCTGACGGCGGCGATTGAGAATGTACTTAACCGCGTTCTCTATCAGGACCGGGGGCTGAAACCGGCGCGTCAGCGACTGAAAGGTAAAGTTCTGACACTGAAATTCAGTGAATTTTCCCGGCCACTGGTGCTGGTTTTCAGTGAGCAGCAACTGGATGTTGTGGGTGACTGGCAGGACAGTAGCGATTGTACTGTCTCGCTGGCCTTAGCGGTGCTGCCAGAGTTGCGGGACCGTCAGAACCTGACTTCACTGATTCGCCAGGGGAAACTGGATGTGCAGGGGGATTTGCAGGTTATTCAGCAGTTCTCGGCACTGATGGACCTGGCAGAACTGGACCCGGCTGAGTATCTGGCACCGTTTGTTGGCGATATTGCGGCCCAGGGAATCAGTCGGGCAGGACAACGATTGTTTTCCTTTGTCCGGCAGGAAATTGGCAGCAGACAGCGGCAACTGGGAGAAATACTGACCGAAGAGTGGCGCGCAGCACCTGGTGCACTTGAGGTTGCGTGGTTTTGTGAAGAAACTACAGCTCTGGACAAACAGCTGGCAGCGCTGGATGCGCGGCTGGCGCAATGGGAGAAGAAATGA
- the ubiE gene encoding bifunctional demethylmenaquinone methyltransferase/2-methoxy-6-polyprenyl-1,4-benzoquinol methylase UbiE: MADESQETQETTHFGFQTVAKNEKAEKVADVFHSVAAKYDLMNDLMSMGIHRIWKRFTIDCSGVRRGQRVLDLAGGTGDLTAKFSRLVGETGQVVLADINSSMLKMGREKLRNRGISGNVSYVQANAEALPFPDNYFDCITISFGLRNVTEKEKALASMFRVLKPGGRLLVLEFSKPLLEPLSKAYDAYSFHILPRIGQIVAGDAESYRYLAESIRMHPDQETLKGMMNDVGFENTSYYNLTGGIVALHRGYKF, translated from the coding sequence ATGGCAGATGAATCTCAGGAAACTCAGGAAACAACTCATTTTGGTTTTCAGACCGTAGCAAAAAATGAAAAGGCTGAAAAAGTCGCCGATGTTTTCCATTCCGTGGCAGCAAAATATGACCTGATGAACGATTTAATGTCGATGGGCATCCATCGCATCTGGAAGCGTTTTACCATTGATTGCAGTGGTGTCCGTCGCGGTCAACGGGTACTTGACCTGGCCGGAGGTACCGGTGATTTGACGGCAAAATTCTCCCGTCTGGTGGGTGAAACAGGTCAGGTCGTGCTGGCCGATATCAACAGCTCTATGCTTAAGATGGGTCGTGAAAAGCTGCGCAACCGCGGTATTTCCGGTAATGTCAGCTATGTCCAGGCAAACGCTGAAGCCCTGCCATTCCCTGATAACTATTTTGACTGCATTACTATCTCTTTTGGTCTGAGAAATGTCACCGAGAAAGAGAAAGCTCTGGCGTCAATGTTCCGGGTACTGAAACCAGGCGGTCGCCTGCTGGTCCTTGAATTTTCCAAACCGCTGCTTGAGCCGCTCAGTAAAGCCTACGATGCTTATTCTTTCCATATTCTGCCGCGGATTGGTCAGATTGTTGCGGGTGATGCTGAAAGCTATCGTTATCTGGCGGAATCTATCCGTATGCACCCGGACCAGGAAACGCTGAAAGGGATGATGAACGATGTCGGGTTCGAAAATACATCGTACTACAACCTGACCGGAGGCATTGTTGCCCTCCATCGCGGATATAAATTCTGA
- the rmuC gene encoding DNA recombination protein RmuC codes for MDTQFIISGCLLLGGAVVGWLISALRAGHQLARYQAEQQAGQATIERLQQELDTGLQSARQKENELRQLHAELAAQQEKLQQLAYWREQTEQLNQELRHQGDIHRVQESELREVTTRLEETRLAAEEKQRLLINSEQRLAAQFENLAGRIFENSGRRFDEQNRQSMNGILTPLREQLEGFRRQINESFSSEARERHTLTHEIRQLQKLNSQMAREAVNLTRALKGDNKTQGNWGEVILSRVLEASGLREGYEYETQVSIQRNDGRYQPDVIVHLPQKKDVVIDAKMTLVAYERYFNAEEDLLREQAAREHIAAVRSHLRLLSRKDYQQLPGVRSLDYVLMFIPIEPAFLLALDREPELINEALQQNIMLVSPTTLLVALRTISNLWRYEHQSQNAQQIADKAGRLYDKMRLFVDDMQTMGSHLDKARDSYQQSMKKLTEGRGNLIARTEAFRQLGVEVRRPIDPKISEKALSFDSELTDFESENESSLVAPGNPWDNSENPRGNAE; via the coding sequence GTGGACACGCAATTCATTATTTCAGGATGCCTGTTACTGGGCGGTGCTGTTGTGGGATGGCTGATATCGGCACTGCGTGCCGGTCATCAACTGGCACGTTACCAGGCAGAGCAACAGGCGGGGCAGGCGACGATTGAACGACTGCAACAGGAACTCGATACCGGGTTGCAGAGCGCGCGCCAAAAAGAGAATGAACTGCGCCAGTTGCATGCCGAACTGGCGGCACAGCAAGAGAAACTGCAACAACTGGCCTACTGGCGTGAACAGACGGAGCAACTGAACCAGGAACTGCGCCATCAGGGTGATATCCATCGTGTTCAGGAATCAGAATTACGTGAAGTGACCACCCGGTTAGAAGAAACCCGCCTGGCTGCTGAAGAGAAACAGCGGCTGCTGATTAACAGTGAACAGCGGCTGGCAGCACAATTTGAAAATCTCGCCGGACGGATCTTTGAAAACAGCGGGCGGCGTTTTGACGAGCAAAACCGTCAGAGCATGAACGGGATACTGACGCCGTTACGGGAACAGCTGGAAGGTTTTCGCCGGCAAATCAATGAAAGTTTCAGCAGTGAAGCCCGTGAGCGGCATACGCTTACACATGAAATCCGTCAGTTACAAAAACTGAATAGCCAAATGGCCCGTGAAGCCGTTAACCTCACCCGCGCTCTGAAAGGAGATAATAAAACCCAGGGCAACTGGGGAGAAGTGATCCTTAGCCGGGTGCTGGAAGCCTCGGGGTTACGTGAAGGTTATGAATATGAGACCCAGGTAAGTATTCAGCGCAATGACGGGCGTTATCAGCCGGATGTAATTGTACATTTGCCGCAAAAGAAAGATGTGGTTATTGACGCGAAAATGACGTTGGTTGCTTATGAACGTTATTTTAATGCAGAAGAGGACCTGTTGCGTGAACAGGCAGCCCGGGAGCATATTGCCGCGGTACGCAGCCATCTTCGTTTACTCAGCCGGAAAGATTACCAGCAGTTGCCCGGAGTACGTTCTCTCGATTACGTGCTGATGTTTATTCCGATAGAACCGGCCTTTTTGCTGGCACTCGACAGAGAGCCCGAACTGATAAATGAGGCTTTACAGCAAAATATTATGCTGGTCAGCCCGACGACCCTGCTGGTGGCATTGCGGACTATCAGTAATCTGTGGCGTTATGAACATCAAAGCCAGAATGCCCAGCAAATTGCTGATAAGGCAGGGCGCCTGTATGACAAGATGCGATTATTTGTCGATGATATGCAGACAATGGGAAGCCATCTGGATAAAGCGCGGGACAGTTATCAGCAGTCGATGAAAAAACTGACCGAAGGCCGCGGTAATCTGATTGCCCGCACGGAAGCGTTTCGCCAGTTGGGCGTTGAAGTCCGCCGACCGATTGATCCAAAAATCAGTGAAAAGGCACTCTCTTTTGATTCAGAACTGACGGATTTTGAAAGCGAAAACGAAAGCTCTCTGGTCGCTCCCGGGAATCCGTGGGACAATAGCGAAAACCCCCGGGGAAATGCTGAATAG
- the udp gene encoding uridine phosphorylase, whose translation MSQSDVFHLGLVKADLQGATLAIVPGDPERVKKIAELMDNPRQLASHREFSSCIAFIEGKPVIVCSTGIGGPSTSIAVEELAQLGVRTFLRVGTTGAIQPHINVGDVLVTTASVRLDGASLHFAPLEFPAVADFTCTTALADAARRAGATTHIGITASSDTFYPGQERYDTFSGRVVKAFRGSMEEWQSMGVLNYEMESATLLTMCASQGLRAGMIAGVIVNRTQKEIPDSATMKQTESQAVKIVVEAAKALL comes from the coding sequence ATGTCGCAATCCGACGTTTTCCATCTTGGACTGGTTAAAGCCGATCTTCAGGGTGCCACACTGGCGATTGTACCCGGTGACCCGGAGCGGGTGAAAAAAATTGCGGAGCTGATGGATAATCCGCGCCAGCTGGCATCTCATCGTGAGTTTAGCAGCTGTATTGCATTTATTGAGGGTAAACCAGTCATTGTCTGTTCCACCGGGATTGGCGGGCCTTCCACCTCTATTGCGGTAGAAGAGTTAGCTCAACTGGGAGTGAGGACATTTTTAAGGGTTGGAACGACCGGGGCGATACAGCCACACATTAATGTGGGCGATGTGCTGGTGACGACTGCGTCGGTGCGGCTGGACGGAGCCAGTCTGCATTTTGCGCCGCTTGAATTTCCGGCTGTCGCTGATTTTACCTGCACCACTGCTCTGGCAGACGCAGCCCGTCGGGCAGGAGCTACCACTCATATAGGGATAACTGCTTCCTCAGATACGTTTTATCCGGGCCAGGAACGTTATGACACGTTTTCCGGCAGGGTGGTCAAAGCATTCAGAGGCTCTATGGAAGAGTGGCAGTCGATGGGGGTGCTGAATTATGAAATGGAGTCAGCGACTTTGTTGACGATGTGTGCCAGCCAGGGATTACGGGCGGGTATGATAGCGGGAGTGATTGTTAATCGTACCCAGAAAGAGATTCCGGACAGCGCAACCATGAAACAGACCGAAAGCCAGGCTGTGAAAATTGTGGTTGAGGCAGCCAAAGCATTGTTATAA
- a CDS encoding dienelactone hydrolase family protein, with protein sequence MNSSIGNHGNTGEAVHCTETTLPSRGDLLPAFLAKPSHSAAAPFPVILVIHEIFGINDYIRDICRRLAAAGYLAIAPDLFFRHGDPASFSSPQQLKSELVGKVADREVLADLDHAANWAATHGGDLRRLGLTGFCWGGRIAWLYAAHNPQLQAAVAWYGHLHPQITLRQPVTPVDAAASLTAPVLGLYGALDPMITADNVALMQQALRAANSDSEIITYPDAGHAFHADYRPNYHAESAQDGWQRMLEWFSRHGVIPDTPKP encoded by the coding sequence ATGAATAGTTCAATCGGCAATCATGGCAACACCGGAGAGGCAGTTCACTGCACAGAAACAACGCTCCCGAGCCGTGGTGATTTATTACCGGCTTTTCTGGCGAAACCCTCACATTCTGCGGCTGCCCCGTTTCCTGTTATCCTGGTGATACACGAAATTTTTGGTATCAACGATTATATCCGCGATATCTGCCGCCGTCTGGCTGCTGCCGGTTATCTGGCGATCGCTCCTGATCTTTTCTTCCGTCATGGCGATCCCGCCAGTTTCAGCTCCCCGCAACAACTCAAAAGTGAACTGGTCGGCAAAGTCGCTGACCGTGAAGTGTTGGCCGATCTTGACCATGCAGCTAACTGGGCTGCGACCCATGGAGGTGATCTGCGACGACTGGGCCTGACCGGTTTCTGTTGGGGAGGGCGAATTGCCTGGTTGTACGCAGCCCATAATCCGCAATTACAGGCTGCTGTAGCCTGGTATGGCCACCTGCATCCGCAAATTACTCTGCGTCAGCCGGTCACTCCGGTTGATGCTGCTGCCAGCCTGACAGCCCCTGTTCTTGGCCTGTATGGCGCACTGGACCCGATGATTACCGCAGACAACGTCGCACTGATGCAACAGGCATTACGAGCAGCCAATTCTGACTCTGAAATTATTACGTACCCTGATGCAGGGCACGCTTTTCATGCTGATTATCGGCCAAATTATCACGCAGAGTCAGCACAGGATGGCTGGCAGCGTATGCTGGAATGGTTCAGCCGCCACGGGGTGATTCCCGACACCCCAAAGCCTTAG